The DNA window ACTAGCGTCCTCTCTCAATTTGCCAAAACAGGTACCTTACTGTCGCTTTCTCTCTTAgcttttcgattttttttataaaagtaattgTTTAATCTAGTGAATTActatttcatttttcctttgtaatttgaaactttctttctttctttgccgTTTTTAAGAGGAACTCGTGGATACGATGGTGGATTGTGGTGCGGTGCCCGCGTTGGTGATGCACCTTCAAGCGCCACCGCATACGAGAGGGGAAAATGGTTCAAAACTGTATGAACATGAAGTAGAGAAAGGAAGTGCTCTGGCTCTTGGACTTCTTGCTGTAAAAGTAAACAAATATCacttgttaatttgatttatcaATCTAATCTAGCAATTTATTTTACTGTTAAACGTTTGCTTATTCCTGGTTTTGGATTGTTTAATGCCGCATGATCATATTAAGGATCTCCGAGCTTGCTGTTTAGCATTGATGGCAGTTGATGCATTAATCAATACATGAAATATAACAGTATAATTTATTGTGTATGGTCTGCGCtcttttgttgatttgttttagtttttgcaCTTCCGGGCAAAAAACTTGCAAATAGGTTTTGAGTgttaaaatttgaagtttggGTGCATGTTTACTTTGTTCTTTTCGTTGCTttacatatatatcatcaagttTTTTCCATGACTGTATTTGTATTGACAGGCCTACGCATATAATTAGGCCAACACCTCTTGTATATAGCAATTATAGCtaatcatattttcttttttctttttaatttatatcaattttattctgCTAGACCATGATTACATATACAAGTTTTCTACAATCTGTATGGAAATGTTATCCTTTCTTTACCTTGAtcctgattttataattttcctacGTGCTGTTCATTAGCCGGAGCATCAACAACTAATAGTAGATGCTGGAGCTCTGACCCATCTCGTGGAATTGTTGAAGAGACATAAGAGTGTTGATAACTCCCGAACAGTCAATGGTGTTGTTAGGAAAGCAGCTGATGCAATCACTAACCTTGCTCATGAGAATAGTGGCATCAAAACACGTGTCAGGTTTGCTTAtgtacatctttttttttttttttcccaagtcTGGTTTCAGTTATCACCCACTTCCATGGCATCTTTGATTATGTGTTCAGGATTGAAGGTGCCATCCCCTATCTTGTTGAATTGCTTGAACATGCTGATGCTAAGGTACAGAGAGCAGCTGCAGGTGCCTTGCGGACCCTTGCATTCAAAAATGATGAGAACAAAAATCAGGTAGAGGGAATTCTTGCATTCTCCATCCATATGGTATTATTTTGTTATGAGTTCTATAGCTGAAATGAAGAGTGGATTTACAGATTGCAGAATGTAATGCTCTACCCACTCTTGTAATAATGCTTGGATCCGAGGATACTGCTATACATTATGAAGCGGTTAATTCTCAACCCAACTTCTTTAGTTGGATTTGCTTTCTGTGGACTGTATAGTTTTTTGTACCAGCTGACTGTGCAAGAGTTTGTTGTCAGGTTGGTGTGATTGGAAATTTGGTTCACTCGTCCCCACACATAAAGAAAGCAGTTCTTCTTGCTGGAGCTTTACAACCTGTAATTGGATTGCTAAGGTATTGCTGGCTTTCACGTTGTTGCCTGTTCTTGCTCAATCACCCTTTTCACAGTACAATTGTCTTCTGCAAGATCCTCATGGATATCCTTCTCAATTTATATATTGCACAGCTCTCCCTGTTCAGAAAGCCAAAGAGAAGCAGCTTTGTTATTGGGTCAATTTGCAGCAGCTGATTCAGATTGCAAGGTAGGCTGAATACCATTCATATTTTAAGGCCAAAAGCTTTTGCTCTTGTGTGTGTATTTGTGTGTTTGATACATATTCCTTTTAAGCACTAACTAGAACAAGGTTTGTGCAGGTGCACATTGTTCAGAGAGGAGCTGTCAAGCCATTAATTGATATGCTTGAGTCCTCAGATGTGCAGCTCAAAGAAATGGCAGCCTTTGCGCTTGGGAGGTTGGCTCAGGTTATTGTTTCTTTGATTGTATTGTGGAGCTATGCTTTATTTAAAGCATGCATACATGTATATCTTGGTGTCTGTTGAGCATGGTGCGTGTGCGTGTCTGCATGTGTGTTTGTATAGACTGCAGAAAAAACAGCTCTGAGCATCAAACTGGTGAATGCACTCATTTGTTCTGCTTTTAATTTCTGAAGAAAGGGATCTCTGGACTTTTTTGACACATTCTCGTCTTTTTGATTGCTTACATCTATCTTGGCTTTGTGCAAACCACTCTGCACAAATAggcattttgttttataatctgATCTTCAATGCATCTCTGTAGTCCCTAGGTGAAAGCAGGAAGTCTGGAAGTAAAAGTCTTAGCACCCTAATCGACTATAAAGCAAACTTTTGTCTACATGGAATGATAACTAGTTGTACATGGTTAAGTATTGTACACTATGCACTATGGTTTGCAAGGTTATTTGCCTTTTGGGGTTTCTAAAAACATCTCCTCTATTACCTTCCCCCCCTTAATCTCAGGAAACACACAACCAAGCTGGAATCGCACATAATGGTGGTATCGTTCCATTACTTAGGCTTCTTGATTCCAAAAGTGGACCACTTCAACACAATGCTGCTTTTACCCTATATGGTCTTGTGGATAATGAGGTATGATAAGTTTGTTTCTTCATGGCTTAAAGAATATTCCTCAGCACTGTTAGTCCCTACTTCCTCACCCAACACTGGAATCTACTGAAAATTACTTGGATTCTTCTGTAGGATAATGTTGCAGATCTTATCAAGGTTGGGGGTTTTCAGAAACTCCAATATGGAGAATTCATTGTCCAAGTATGTTTCATAGAGTTACATCTGATCAGCctaggttaaatttttttgtgctCAGATGGACTAACTTCTCACACTGATGGAGTTGGTAGATTATCACTATCTTCCCAGTCTTGCGCAGTTCATTGCAGTATTCTTGTCCAGCTCATTGTTATAATCTGATACTTTGCAGCAAACAAAGGATTGTGTTGCGAAAACAATGAGAAGGCTAGAGGAGAAGATTCACGGACGGGTAAGTTTTCATGCATATAATTGATATTTTGGgtcttgaattttaaatttgtctATCTCGCCAGATATGTTAGAAACAATTTGTTATCAACAGTATACTGATTATTATGGTTTTCTGAACAGGTATTGAACCATCTCTTATATTTGATGCGGGTTGCTGAAAGGAATATTCAGAGACGAGTTGCTCTGGCTCTTGCTCATCTTTGTGCTCCTGATGACAGAAAAGTagtttttcttgataaaaatgGTAAAACTTCTTGATCTGCCAAAAATTGTGGTCTTTCTATGTGTAATGGTTATATTCATACAGTACTGAATTCCTTAATGGTTTGTTTCTAAATACGTGTCATACAGGGTTAGATTTGTTGTTGGGGCTTTTGGAGTCTGGAAGCGTGAAGCTGCAATGTGATGGCTCGGTAG is part of the Populus trichocarpa isolate Nisqually-1 chromosome 2, P.trichocarpa_v4.1, whole genome shotgun sequence genome and encodes:
- the LOC7480041 gene encoding ARM REPEAT PROTEIN INTERACTING WITH ABF2 → MDRRTISTRKGSKRKLEQDFEHENQDRHKIPATDTAAGYESHQKLTRHIQTQVDILNSSFSSLEADRAAARRATSVLSQFAKTEELVDTMVDCGAVPALVMHLQAPPHTRGENGSKLYEHEVEKGSALALGLLAVKPEHQQLIVDAGALTHLVELLKRHKSVDNSRTVNGVVRKAADAITNLAHENSGIKTRVRIEGAIPYLVELLEHADAKVQRAAAGALRTLAFKNDENKNQIAECNALPTLVIMLGSEDTAIHYEAVGVIGNLVHSSPHIKKAVLLAGALQPVIGLLSSPCSESQREAALLLGQFAAADSDCKVHIVQRGAVKPLIDMLESSDVQLKEMAAFALGRLAQETHNQAGIAHNGGIVPLLRLLDSKSGPLQHNAAFTLYGLVDNEDNVADLIKVGGFQKLQYGEFIVQQTKDCVAKTMRRLEEKIHGRVLNHLLYLMRVAERNIQRRVALALAHLCAPDDRKVVFLDKNGLDLLLGLLESGSVKLQCDGSVALYRLATQASSVFPVDAAPLSPTPQVYLGEQYVNNPTLSDVTFLVEGKRFYAHRICLLASSDAFRAMFDGGYRERNAKDVEIPNIRWDVFELMMRFIYTGSVEINVDLAQDLLRAADQYLLDGLKRLCECTIAQDISVENVSLMYELSEGFNAMSLRESCILFILEQFDKLCTKPWSSHLIQRIMPDIRHYFEKALSKPTKLT